The Vigna angularis cultivar LongXiaoDou No.4 chromosome 6, ASM1680809v1, whole genome shotgun sequence genome contains the following window.
CAATGCTACCATTCTAGAGAAACCTTCTATGAAACGACGATAGTAGCCCGCTAAGCCAACAAAACTCCTGATTTCAGTGGCAGACTTCGGTCTCTCCCACTGAAGCACGGCTTGAACCTTAGCTGGATCCACAACAATTCCACCCGCTGAGATAACGTGCCCCAGAAACTGCACTTCTTCTAACcagaattcacacttagacaTTTTAGCATACAACTTTATCTCTCTTAAAATCCCAAGCACTGTCCTAAGGTGATTCTCATGCTCCTCCCGAGTCTTAGAATAAataagtatgtcatctataaagacaACAACAAACTTATCTAAGAACGGCCTGAAGATTTGgttcatatagtccatgaatatagctggagcattagtcacaccaaacggcataactacatactcgtaATGACCATATATGGACCTAAAGGCAGTCTTCTGCACATCACCTACCTTGACCAGAATCTAATGATAACCTGACCTCAGGTCTATCTTGGAGAAAACAGTAGCCCCATACAACTGATCCATCAAGTCATCGATCCTCGGCAACAgatatttgttcttgatggttaACTTGTTCAATTGCCTGCAGTCTATACACAGTCTAGAGCtatcatccttcttcttcacaaGCAGCACAGGCACGCCCCACAGAGAAACACTTGGTTTGATGAATTGTTTCTCAAGCAAATCCTCAATTTGCTTCTTCAGCTCAGCTGACTCAAGTGGAGCCATTCTATAAGGCGATATTGATATTGGTCTTGCTCTAGGCACCAAATCAATAGAGAACTTGACTTCCCTCTAAGGAGGCAACCCCGACACTTCCTCAGGAAACACATCCAAGAAATCACTCACCACTGAGTAATCTAAACCATGCCCACTCTGTTCAACTGATAGATGCGATAACACTAGAAAACAACAAGCACCTTCTACCAAATCTTGCTTCAACTGCCCTGAAGACAACAACACTGCCCCTTCCTCTTCAGGAAAAACTAATTTCTTCTCACCACAGTCTATGAGAATGTGATTGGCAGATAGCCAATCCATCCCCAAGATCACATCTAATCCTTGCAAAGGTAAACAAATGAGGTTTACCTTGAATGGACGTCCTTCGACAACCACAGAACATCTAGCACACAAGGTAGATGTCTTGACCAACCCCGAAGCGGGAGTAGCTACAGCCAAGTCATACTGTAACTCCCTCACTACCAGACCCAAAACAGCCACACAATCTTCTGACACAAAGGAGTGTGTCGCTCCAGAATCAAACAATACACAACACTCGCTACCATTCAACACACAACGCCCAACAATAAGAGTACCTGAGCTGGTTGCCTCTAACCCTGATATAGCATACACCCTCTGAAGCCTACGGTCTGGCACCGCCCCTAGAATGTGCTCTCCCAGCCTGGTGAGTCTACTGACCTATCCTCCTTACGGTAGGACAGTCCCTGGCGAAATGCCCCTCAACTCTGCAGATATTACATCTTCTATAACCCGACATCCGAGGACAGACTAACTGCAAATGTGGTCCTCCACACGAATAACACTTCACTCCCCCAGAGCTGTTGGACGGTCCAGATGACACAAAAGCCTGAGAAGAAGACCCTCTAGGCCCATGAGAAGGAGGCCTAGGATAGGGAGTCCTCCTGGAACTAGAACCGCCTCTGGACATCACCGGTCCTCCCACTTTCAAAGGCTGACTCCTCTGGCTGTCCACTTCTAACTTGGTCTTCTCCATGACCCTTGCCATTTCCACCAAAGCTGAAAATTCTTTAATAGAAAGCCCCTTCACCAACAACTTGATCTCTCCCCTCAAACCATTCTCAAATTTTCGACACTGCCAAACTTCACTCATCGACACTGTATGAAACTTGATCAGATGCTTGAACCGGTCTGCATACTCAAAGACTAACATATTTCCCTAAACGAGCTGTAGAAATTCAATCTCCTTAGCAAATCTGACGCTGCTAGGAAAATATTCAGCATAAAATCTCTCCTTGAACAACTCTCAAGTGATAGGAGTGTTGCTGCCCTCTAGTATGTTCCTCATACTGCTCCACTAGTGACTAGCTTCCCCGGATAATAAATACTCCGTGAAAGCCAATGTGTTCTCATCTGAACACCTCTTGGCATTAAAAATGTGCTCCATATCTCTGAACCACCTATCCGCCTCATCTGGGCTAACCTGTCCACTAAACTTGGCTGGACGGTGCTGCAAGAAGTTCTCAAGACTCCACTCTTGAGGCTgtgtggaagaagaagatgacgGTCCAGCTACAGTTCTTCCACTGGTCAACAAATCCAAATACTGCCTCTGAGAGGCCTCAGCTGAAAGTCGAGCAGCTTCCAACTACTGCATAGCCACAAAATTTTGCTGTACCAAAGTGGTATTCTGCTGCCACATCTCACTGATCACCAATtccatcatcctcatcatatATGGTGCATCAGGATTTGTGGGTTGAGGGGGAGGAGGCCTTGGTGCCATCTTCTGCTTACACAGAGAGAAAAGACATCAGTCCAACTCAAAGAGACAAGGATTGCTACTAGACAAGACTAAGAGCACACAAGCACAAGTAAGGCACCCTCAAAACCTACAGGATTCCTAAGgaaagaactgctctgataccattaatgtaacatcccaatatataTAGTGTAAACTATAATAAAGAGAATCAACATGCATGATAAAGTAGTATAGTTATgcatctaaaatataaagtgatatctttacagtcatccaaaaacaactataaatttaaaactttatatacagaCTGAAAGCTATgccaaaactatacacaaggCTATAAAGAACAACAACCACTACTCAGTAGCAGCATCACCTCCATCCAATGCTTGCTCCAAGGAAACATCTTCTTccgctgctcacatccaaaggatggtcATCGCAAAGAAGAACAACAgaacatacaaaacataagcacacaacagggtaagctagtttaaacaaagactaATCATACCCTAATCAATAAAATTCATACAAGTATATTATACATTCACATCACTTAAACCCTTCACACATAACACACactgactctgactgtccggacttagaatgattgtcgagctatggcgggtcgtgcactcgtggtggcttctactgctttgcaaagccactgccaatgggtttcaccatACCACACTCAtgaggttagtctgttatcactcaccttgggtcatactggaagcacccaagactaggacctcctgctactcctcacgacatggatcaatcctctctacttgagattgaatgaccattggagtttcaggataacccccaagactgagctcctacatccattctaaacttacttgaatctcaactagagattccactttgaatcacaacatagggcaccaccatgtctcctctccttgaggatcatggaattacgtccataaacCACACTTGAATTTTACCATTTTGATTACAACATACCACAATCACCACAGATATTACATGTTACAACTTCAACTTACTTCATACAACACTTATTGATATATATCCAGCAACATAAGAACACACAAGACTTGAACTAGAACGTACCCCTCGCACAACGCATAccttcgcatagcgagaccATAAACTTCTGGCATAGTGACCTAAATCGCCTTGCGAAAGCCAAAGACAAAGACCAACTACTCTGgatctctcgcatagcgactaaACTGGCTATgcgaataaaattgtaaaatgctACAGACCccaacccctcgcatagcgaccCAATTCGCTACGCAAGAGCCTCATCCAAAGACTTGAACCCCCAAGCACTCGCAGAGCGAGACCCATTTGCTGAtcgaataaaaagaataatggtTCCAGACCTCAACTAGTCGCATAGTGATTACACTCGCTATGCGGGTTGGCAAACAAagagcaaccctctcaaatCAATCGCACAGCGCACCCATTCGCTATGCAGTTACATTGGCAGAGAGCACCTCGCCAAGggaactcgctatgcgaatccattcgcacagcgagtctgcataatctgcataACGAAATTCTGCAAAATTACACAACTCAACTACTCATTACCAATTCTACTCAACTTGGCCAACTTCCAACACTCCTAATTCGATGTATATACTAAATCAGACTTGACTAAAggattctaaacattcctaacaccaatctaaagtgtttatgcaccAATTTCTACTCTAGAACCTCCAATTCATCAACTTAGAGACCCAAAACCAATTCTACCACTTGGAACttgtttttgaccattttaaTGACTCAAACCAGTCCCATATGACCTATCTACACTATCGCAACAGTCACCAAAAACCCTTGACCCCTaattctcaaattcactacctcacttcctctaaaatacCCTAAACTAGTCCAATTCACTTCACACTCTACTTCCTCATCCCCACAACAGATCTCATACAGCAACAACCTCCAATTCACACAATTCATAGCACATATTCATCCAAACCAGTTCATCAACAACATATCacaatttcataatttcatctttCTAGCACATTCAATTCACATTGCTCTAGAACTAACAATTTAGTCTCAAACAGTCAAATACTATCAAATTCAACACATAAACAGTTCATACAACAATTCAATACAGTGGCTAGCTCCCTTTTCCTTAGAGACAGACAATCAGCTCACAAAAACGCTTCAACCGTACCTTGCACAGCAAggaaactcaacagaaacctacaactcaccaattggtgatagagaaccacacttagaacctaaattgagctagaaATGGAAGGAATAACTACTAatcacatgcaaccagaatcgTTGCATGCTCACAGCACAGAGAAGAGCGGACAGAAAAAGGGAGACAACTTACCAGCTGAAGAACGAGAAATTTATCGGTCCAAACTCAAGCCCTCAACGCCAGGATCGTCTAGGCACTTCCTGATCGTTGAACAGATAACTcagtgatgaatcattattttcttcactacACTTAGTTTATTATACTAgaattaattagggaattgtgcttaattatccaatattttcccgtttttcctaattgtgctcaatttgatcagaaattcttattttaattaatttgaattatctgagttaattatttgcattattgattgtagggaaatttttggaaatacaatttaGGACATTTGGAAGTTTTAAGAAGTAAAATTGGTTTGTCAAATATACACATCACACGGCCTCAGAGAACAGAAATGCATTCAGAGAGATGTGCAGATTGTTTTACGATGTTATTCCACTCCACACAATTAGTTTTGATTCTTCAATTGATAAAAAGCACACAAGTTATATTTTAGTTCACAATTTTGAGGACAATCCTTATAAGAAGAGAAACACACGGCCATGTGTTGGATGGAATAAGGGGGCCACCACTTTGAAACTCACATTCTTGGGACTCCAAATGCTAAATGTTTGCTGAAAAACAAGTTATAGCAGCTTTTATTTATTGCTAAAATAAGCTCACGGACCCATTCATTTTGTCATcacacataaaagaaaaagggacACGCTGAAA
Protein-coding sequences here:
- the LOC108341327 gene encoding uncharacterized protein LOC108341327 codes for the protein MLVFEYADRFKHLIKFHTVSMSEVWQCRKFENGLRGEIKLLVKGLSIKEFSALVEMARVMEKTKLEVDSQRSQPLKVGGPVMSRGGSSSRRTPYPRPPSHGPRGSSSQAFVSSGPSNSSGGVKCYSCGGPHLQLVCPRMSGYRRCNICRVEGHFARDCPTVRRIGLEATSSGTLIVGRCVLNGSECCVLFDSGATHSFVSEDCVAVLGLVVRELQYDLAVATPASGLVKTSTLCARCSVVVEGRPFKVNLICLPLQGLDVILGMDWLSANHILIDCGEKKLVFPEEEGAVLLSSGQLKQDLVEGACCFLVLSHLSVEQSGHGLDYSVVSDFLDVFPEEVSGLPP